A genome region from Wielerella bovis includes the following:
- a CDS encoding type IV secretion system protein, whose translation MKVKIKTPMKTLCVAILTGVLAVANPMFSEPVHAKGIPTFDLKGMLESIERGKQLAEQINNQVRQIRELENQVKAMSGWRDVGKVARSTLDTTTNIGSEWAELYGQAKITANIQNDLNGKKYSHENNLQHLLKTQQLNIKSLEEAQQRMENLMDLGQQALQTQDVKAAADFANRIAIEQGYIQAMQMKLDMAERVAKQQEKIQQQQYAQRQECMAKQIRNRNYKACL comes from the coding sequence ATGAAAGTAAAAATCAAAACCCCCATGAAAACTTTGTGTGTGGCAATTTTGACTGGCGTATTGGCAGTTGCCAATCCCATGTTCAGCGAGCCTGTTCATGCCAAAGGCATTCCTACATTTGATTTGAAAGGTATGTTGGAAAGCATTGAGCGTGGAAAACAGCTTGCCGAACAAATTAATAACCAAGTTCGCCAAATCCGTGAATTGGAAAATCAAGTAAAAGCCATGAGTGGCTGGCGCGATGTAGGTAAAGTTGCTCGCAGTACGCTGGACACAACGACCAATATTGGTAGTGAATGGGCTGAACTGTATGGACAAGCCAAAATTACCGCCAATATCCAGAATGATTTAAATGGCAAAAAGTATTCCCATGAAAACAATTTGCAACATTTGCTCAAAACCCAACAACTGAACATCAAATCGTTGGAAGAAGCCCAACAACGCATGGAAAATCTCATGGACTTGGGGCAACAGGCTTTACAAACCCAAGACGTAAAAGCGGCTGCCGATTTTGCCAACCGCATTGCGATTGAACAAGGCTACATTCAAGCCATGCAAATGAAGTTGGACATGGCAGAGCGTGTCGCCAAGCAGCAGGAAAAAATCCAGCAGCAGCAATATGCCCAACGGCAGGAGTGCATGGCAAAACAAATCCGCAATCGCAATTATAAAGCCTGTTTATAA
- a CDS encoding type IV secretion system protein has translation MSDTFWKDTTDFLLTGMGTDLFDKSANLITSIAPLFSMGFGIYFMIIILNAYGRGFDGNAVDLAKKTVAWLIIIACAFNAAQYQKIANMAYEFPEWLASTFNGRFEASAIDAAWDSIMQLIEKLLAKAAQLTGLAQLPDKIMVFMAAGIIILLGGIFFGIVLAYYLVAKISLAMVLLIGPLFLGMMLFSSTRQYAMNWISQIFNYSVTISFFTILMSLQMKFFDAHLKPLATGDTIDDVVQIFGILPMFITVTMLFVIVAFNIPSIASALTGGAGAGGFSTMVNFVRQALNGGKHSSPLTGSGLGIRNKSRAAFSKVASRFGNSISSKR, from the coding sequence ATGAGTGATACTTTTTGGAAAGATACCACCGATTTCCTGCTTACAGGTATGGGAACGGATTTATTTGATAAAAGTGCTAACCTAATTACCAGTATTGCGCCCTTATTTTCAATGGGATTTGGTATTTATTTCATGATAATCATCTTAAACGCCTATGGGCGTGGATTTGATGGGAATGCCGTTGATTTAGCGAAAAAAACGGTGGCATGGCTGATTATTATTGCTTGTGCCTTTAATGCAGCACAATATCAAAAAATTGCGAATATGGCGTATGAATTTCCCGAATGGTTAGCCAGTACCTTTAATGGTAGATTTGAAGCCAGCGCGATTGATGCCGCATGGGACAGTATTATGCAACTCATTGAAAAACTTTTAGCAAAAGCTGCACAATTAACTGGTCTAGCTCAATTACCTGATAAAATTATGGTATTTATGGCTGCTGGTATCATTATTTTATTAGGGGGGATATTTTTTGGCATTGTACTTGCCTATTATTTGGTGGCAAAAATTTCATTGGCAATGGTGTTGTTAATCGGTCCACTTTTTCTAGGCATGATGTTGTTTTCATCAACAAGACAATACGCAATGAATTGGATAAGCCAAATTTTCAACTATTCTGTAACCATTTCATTTTTCACAATTTTAATGTCATTGCAAATGAAGTTTTTTGATGCCCATCTCAAACCCCTTGCAACAGGAGACACGATAGATGATGTGGTACAAATTTTCGGTATCTTGCCCATGTTTATTACTGTTACCATGTTGTTTGTGATTGTGGCATTCAATATTCCGTCTATTGCGTCCGCTCTGACAGGTGGCGCAGGTGCTGGGGGGTTCTCTACTATGGTTAATTTTGTACGCCAAGCCTTGAATGGTGGCAAACATTCAAGCCCATTAACAGGGAGCGGATTAGGTATTCGTAACAAATCTCGTGCTGCATTCAGTAAAGTAGCTTCAAGATTTGGTAACTCCATATCATCTAAACGCTAA
- a CDS encoding DNA topoisomerase, whose product MSKTLIIAEKPNVAKEIAAALGVPRSKNYYENNELIISNCIGHLVDLYVPELESKNVPLPIVPRPFQLKTKENTQQQYDLLKHLLHRSDVSVVVNACDAEREGESIFYRVYELSGCMKPVKRMWITSTTQDGYLDAWRNLKDGAAVHHLHMAAKSRAEADWLLGINGSRALFHAVGRVMTPTLAMVVDAYQANKNFKPQDYWEIHGDFTVNGGDFTAKLLDKNDKVAKFDDFNQAKAALVNIQQIPDFMVKDDFTVSKKSAPYLFSATALQKQANKQFKFSADKTLQIMQLLYQDYKCLTYPRSDFDALPEDFLPTMTATLNGLGALQEYQDIVLNMNNQNLIVQNPRVFDNSRIDSHYAIVPTGFIVKNGVEMPLSQLSDCELKQILPADEYAIFNMVALRTMAAFFPPAEYAVTTRTAQSGDVVFQTTGKVLKVWGWLSVYGGMDEDEEKGFRLPEIQNGESTSSQTIDLKALKTQAPKLLNDSSLLTAMETAGRKLDDAELSDIMRETGGLGTAATRPPTIAKLKEAKGDKPPFVVVEKNQLIPTERAIAVIEHLRRHYPLLVNPMVTAQWEQKLAQMAKGQCEREQFMAEIEWAVRELVQILQTHKMPFVDLSGVKQAKTFVCPCCSGSLNDKSKLLECDCGFKLWKTIASKTLTDKQIHVLIENGHTDEIKGFVGKSGKSFNAKLKIDRENKQVKFEFTN is encoded by the coding sequence ATGAGTAAAACCCTAATCATCGCCGAAAAGCCCAATGTAGCAAAAGAAATCGCCGCCGCTTTGGGTGTGCCACGCAGTAAAAATTACTATGAAAACAATGAATTGATTATCAGCAACTGCATTGGACATTTGGTGGATTTGTATGTACCTGAATTGGAAAGTAAAAATGTGCCTTTGCCGATTGTGCCACGCCCATTTCAACTGAAAACCAAAGAAAACACCCAGCAACAATATGATTTATTGAAACATTTGTTGCACCGCTCGGACGTTTCTGTGGTTGTCAATGCTTGCGATGCGGAGCGCGAGGGCGAGAGCATTTTTTACCGCGTTTACGAGCTTTCAGGCTGCATGAAACCTGTTAAACGTATGTGGATTACGTCCACCACCCAAGACGGCTACTTGGACGCATGGCGCAATCTGAAAGACGGCGCAGCAGTCCACCACCTGCACATGGCAGCCAAAAGCCGAGCGGAAGCCGACTGGCTCTTGGGCATTAACGGCAGCCGCGCCCTGTTTCATGCGGTCGGTCGCGTGATGACACCCACGCTGGCTATGGTTGTGGACGCTTACCAAGCCAACAAAAATTTCAAACCGCAGGATTATTGGGAAATTCATGGTGATTTCACGGTGAACGGTGGTGATTTTACCGCTAAATTATTGGATAAAAACGATAAAGTCGCCAAATTTGATGATTTTAATCAGGCAAAAGCCGCTTTGGTGAACATTCAGCAAATCCCTGATTTTATGGTAAAAGATGATTTCACGGTCAGCAAAAAATCCGCGCCGTATTTGTTCTCGGCAACCGCTTTACAAAAACAAGCCAATAAGCAATTCAAATTTTCGGCGGATAAAACTTTGCAAATCATGCAGTTGTTGTATCAGGATTACAAATGTTTAACTTATCCACGTTCCGATTTTGACGCGCTGCCCGAAGATTTTTTACCGACCATGACCGCCACTTTGAACGGTTTGGGCGCATTGCAGGAATATCAAGACATTGTTTTAAATATGAACAATCAAAACTTGATTGTGCAAAATCCGCGTGTTTTTGATAATTCGCGTATTGATTCACACTATGCCATTGTGCCGACTGGTTTTATTGTGAAAAACGGTGTGGAAATGCCTTTGTCGCAACTGTCTGATTGTGAATTGAAACAGATTTTGCCAGCCGATGAATACGCCATTTTCAATATGGTAGCGTTGCGGACAATGGCGGCATTTTTTCCGCCAGCCGAATACGCGGTTACAACCCGAACGGCGCAATCGGGCGATGTGGTGTTTCAGACAACAGGCAAGGTGTTGAAAGTGTGGGGTTGGTTGTCGGTGTACGGTGGCATGGACGAAGACGAAGAAAAAGGTTTCAGGCTGCCTGAAATCCAAAATGGCGAAAGCACATCTTCCCAAACCATTGATTTAAAAGCACTCAAAACCCAAGCCCCCAAATTGCTCAATGACAGTTCCTTGCTCACGGCAATGGAAACCGCAGGGCGCAAATTGGACGATGCCGAGTTAAGCGACATCATGCGCGAAACAGGCGGCTTGGGAACGGCGGCAACACGACCGCCAACCATTGCCAAACTCAAAGAAGCCAAAGGCGATAAACCGCCGTTTGTGGTGGTGGAAAAAAATCAGCTTATCCCCACCGAACGCGCCATTGCCGTGATTGAACATTTGCGGCGACATTATCCTCTGCTCGTCAATCCAATGGTTACGGCGCAATGGGAACAAAAATTGGCGCAAATGGCAAAAGGGCAATGTGAGCGCGAACAATTTATGGCGGAAATTGAGTGGGCGGTGCGCGAGTTGGTGCAGATTTTGCAAACCCACAAAATGCCATTTGTGGATTTGAGCGGTGTAAAACAAGCCAAAACCTTTGTTTGCCCATGCTGTTCAGGCAGTCTGAACGACAAAAGCAAATTATTGGAATGCGATTGCGGTTTCAAATTGTGGAAAACCATTGCTAGCAAAACCTTGACCGATAAACAAATCCACGTCTTGATTGAAAACGGACACACGGACGAAATCAAGGGATTTGTGGGCAAATCGGGCAAGTCGTTTAACGCCAAATTGAAAATTGACCGTGAAAACAAACAAGTGAAATTTGAGTTTACTAACTGA
- a CDS encoding virB8 family protein: MSNKTQTQVQSHRTALKMVDEAKKFHQSDIERTKKVAKIAWYVAGGSMVLTGLAVGAVLGLTPLKTVQPFVIRVDNNTGATDIVTTMKKQEKSYGEVMDKFWLAQYVRYREGYDWQTVQDTFDATNLLSSQQEQAQFSQIYKDNPNAPHKILRDTAKVVVKVNAIAFVGNMAQVRFEKAVIPLNKSDVQPAPQRYIATIAYEYKNAGMKDEDRLINPLGFQVTSYRVDKEHIQ, translated from the coding sequence ATGTCAAACAAAACACAAACGCAGGTTCAAAGCCACCGTACCGCCCTGAAAATGGTGGACGAAGCCAAGAAATTTCATCAGTCCGACATTGAGCGGACAAAAAAAGTGGCGAAAATTGCTTGGTATGTGGCAGGGGGGTCTATGGTTTTGACTGGCTTGGCGGTGGGCGCGGTGTTGGGCTTAACGCCGCTTAAAACTGTGCAGCCTTTTGTTATTCGGGTGGACAACAATACTGGCGCAACCGATATTGTTACCACCATGAAAAAGCAGGAAAAAAGCTATGGCGAAGTCATGGACAAGTTTTGGCTCGCGCAATATGTCCGCTACCGCGAAGGCTATGACTGGCAAACGGTTCAAGATACGTTTGACGCGACCAATTTATTGAGTTCGCAACAAGAACAAGCCCAATTTAGCCAAATCTACAAAGACAATCCCAACGCACCACACAAAATCTTGCGCGACACCGCAAAAGTGGTGGTTAAAGTGAATGCGATTGCCTTTGTGGGCAATATGGCACAAGTTCGGTTTGAAAAAGCGGTTATTCCCCTGAATAAAAGCGATGTGCAACCTGCACCGCAACGCTACATCGCCACGATTGCCTACGAGTACAAAAACGCTGGCATGAAAGACGAAGACCGCTTAATCAATCCTTTGGGTTTCCAAGTAACCAGTTACCGTGTGGATAAGGAGCATATCCAATGA
- a CDS encoding TrbG/VirB9 family P-type conjugative transfer protein → MKHSFLMKTTAATISVAASFSAIADGRIRTETYNPNRVYPIFAEIGKAAMVQLEENERISDANALVGIGHSEAWTHATRGNNVIFKPKSADPVTNMIIVSNKRTYAFDLKMANPKNPPTYILRFDYPDTRKAKQAEQRQKQAALRAKQDQALKTLTDTGAVHDVMSSNQLYFGQGSQKLAPTAMWDNGRFTYLKFNNGRDVPTIYRVETDGSETLLNTHRENDTTVIHEVNEKIMLRLGRAVLLIENRGFNPQGTFNHTGTDDNQSVRLLK, encoded by the coding sequence ATGAAACATTCTTTTTTGATGAAAACCACCGCCGCCACAATTTCTGTGGCGGCTTCTTTTTCGGCGATTGCCGATGGGCGCATTCGCACTGAAACCTACAATCCCAATCGCGTTTATCCGATTTTCGCGGAAATTGGTAAGGCAGCAATGGTGCAGCTTGAAGAAAACGAACGTATCAGCGATGCAAACGCTTTGGTGGGGATTGGGCATTCCGAAGCATGGACACACGCAACACGCGGTAACAATGTCATTTTCAAGCCCAAATCTGCCGACCCTGTTACCAATATGATTATTGTGTCCAATAAACGGACGTATGCCTTTGATTTGAAAATGGCTAATCCGAAAAATCCGCCCACTTACATTCTGCGCTTTGATTATCCCGACACACGCAAAGCCAAGCAAGCAGAACAACGCCAAAAACAGGCAGCCTTACGCGCCAAACAAGACCAAGCACTCAAAACCTTGACCGATACAGGCGCGGTGCATGATGTGATGTCGTCCAATCAGTTGTATTTTGGGCAAGGTAGCCAAAAACTTGCGCCGACTGCGATGTGGGACAACGGACGTTTTACTTATCTGAAATTCAACAATGGGCGTGATGTTCCCACCATTTACCGTGTGGAAACAGACGGCTCGGAAACGCTGCTCAACACCCATCGCGAAAATGACACCACCGTCATTCATGAAGTGAACGAAAAAATCATGTTGCGTTTGGGGCGTGCGGTTTTGCTGATTGAAAATCGCGGTTTCAATCCACAAGGCACGTTCAACCATACAGGCACGGACGACAATCAATCCGTGCGTTTATTGAAATAA
- the virB10 gene encoding type IV secretion system protein VirB10 has translation MVFFQKKTTEATPETTEPSLAEKIGDSQIEKGMPDLDNPQGKSNMGKVGLFLGLLFATGLIVAGAIVFTGGDEETATNTKPEMDMVQNNQSHNFNQDKSDIKERESLELAVASEAVAASQPQEVPPIQTVETQAQPQPQPVQETQVVQVEREPEPPKEKPINPRLLGDVLVSSGSGLSADGSADNSGSLNAENQAENSPFMATASQSSQTDFADDDERKLQENAFANSLKPTQTPSVRAMQRGKMDYVLAKGTNILCTLDTQIITTRAGFTRCLITRDIYSANGKVLLLEKGSKIIGEQTAAMLQGQARVGILWNEVTTPKGVTVSLASPAAGQLGAAGVGARVKYHFWQRFGGAIMISLIGDLGDSYANRQNSGDGQRISFENSSEAAQDMATEALKNSINIPPTAYINHGTLINIMVARDVDFSGVYEVVKPYEMF, from the coding sequence ATGGTATTTTTCCAGAAAAAAACCACCGAAGCCACACCCGAAACCACCGAACCGAGCTTGGCGGAAAAAATCGGCGACAGCCAAATTGAGAAAGGTATGCCCGATTTGGACAATCCACAAGGCAAGTCCAATATGGGCAAAGTGGGCTTGTTTTTGGGTTTGCTGTTTGCAACTGGGCTGATTGTGGCTGGGGCGATTGTGTTTACTGGTGGCGATGAAGAAACCGCCACCAACACCAAGCCCGAAATGGACATGGTGCAAAACAACCAAAGCCACAATTTCAACCAAGACAAATCCGACATCAAAGAGCGTGAAAGTTTGGAATTGGCGGTGGCTTCGGAAGCAGTCGCCGCGTCCCAACCGCAGGAAGTCCCACCCATTCAAACGGTAGAAACCCAAGCGCAACCGCAACCCCAGCCAGTTCAAGAAACCCAAGTTGTTCAGGTGGAACGCGAACCCGAGCCACCGAAAGAAAAGCCCATCAATCCGCGTTTATTGGGCGATGTGCTGGTTAGTTCGGGGAGTGGTTTATCGGCGGACGGTAGCGCGGACAATTCAGGCAGCCTGAATGCGGAAAATCAAGCCGAAAACAGCCCATTTATGGCAACCGCTTCACAATCTTCACAAACTGATTTTGCTGATGATGACGAGCGCAAACTGCAAGAAAACGCCTTTGCCAACAGCCTGAAACCCACCCAAACGCCGTCTGTTCGCGCCATGCAACGCGGCAAAATGGATTATGTGTTAGCCAAAGGCACAAACATTCTCTGCACATTGGACACGCAAATCATCACAACCCGAGCAGGTTTTACACGTTGCCTGATTACCCGAGACATTTACTCGGCAAACGGCAAAGTTTTGTTGCTGGAAAAAGGCTCAAAAATCATCGGCGAGCAAACCGCCGCCATGTTGCAAGGTCAGGCGCGCGTGGGAATTTTGTGGAACGAAGTTACCACGCCCAAAGGCGTAACGGTTTCACTTGCCAGCCCAGCCGCAGGGCAACTGGGCGCGGCTGGCGTGGGCGCACGAGTGAAATACCATTTTTGGCAGCGTTTTGGTGGCGCAATCATGATTAGCTTGATTGGCGATTTGGGAGACAGCTACGCCAACCGCCAAAATTCAGGGGACGGACAGCGCATTTCCTTTGAAAATTCGTCCGAAGCCGCGCAGGACATGGCGACCGAAGCCCTGAAAAACAGCATTAACATTCCGCCCACCGCCTACATCAATCACGGCACTTTGATTAACATCATGGTGGCGCGAGACGTGGATTTTAGCGGTGTGTATGAAGTGGTTAAACCGTATGAAATGTTTTGA